The bacterium genome has a window encoding:
- the mraY gene encoding phospho-N-acetylmuramoyl-pentapeptide-transferase, whose product MFYHLLYPLHEHWSALNVFQYITFRAAYATVTALLISFIFGGWVIRKLHALQIGETIRSDGPEHHKAKAGTPTMGGVLMISAIVLPTLLWADLTNRFVQLCLLATLWMGTLGFIDDYLKVVKKRPKGMIGRVKLVGQVGFSLILFAILQIEAPGGTLTTQLAVPFLKDVFLEVGWLYLPLVVMVVTGTSNAVNLTDGLDGLAIGLSAFVFLGFAALSYLTGNVIFADYLNISYLAGAGELTIYCAAVVGAALGFLWFNAHPAQIFMGDTGSLALGGALGTVAILVKRELLLVVLGGMFVVEALSVMLQVASYRWRGGKRIFRMAPLHHHFELSGWSETQVVVRFWVVGILLLLMSMSTLKLQ is encoded by the coding sequence ATGTTCTATCATCTGCTCTATCCGCTGCACGAGCATTGGTCGGCTCTGAACGTCTTCCAGTACATCACCTTCCGGGCCGCCTACGCCACGGTCACGGCCCTGCTGATCAGCTTCATCTTCGGCGGCTGGGTCATTCGCAAGCTGCACGCCCTGCAGATCGGCGAGACGATCCGCTCGGACGGCCCCGAGCACCACAAGGCCAAGGCCGGCACGCCGACCATGGGCGGAGTGCTGATGATCAGCGCCATCGTCCTGCCGACGCTGCTGTGGGCCGATCTCACCAACCGCTTCGTGCAGCTCTGCCTGCTGGCCACGCTCTGGATGGGTACCCTGGGCTTCATCGATGACTATCTGAAGGTGGTCAAGAAGCGACCCAAGGGCATGATCGGTCGCGTCAAGCTGGTCGGACAGGTCGGCTTCAGCCTGATCCTCTTCGCCATCCTGCAGATCGAGGCGCCGGGCGGCACGCTGACGACGCAGCTGGCCGTACCTTTTCTGAAGGACGTCTTCCTGGAGGTCGGCTGGCTGTACCTGCCCCTGGTCGTGATGGTCGTGACCGGCACGAGCAATGCCGTGAACCTCACCGACGGACTGGACGGGCTGGCCATCGGCCTGAGCGCGTTCGTCTTCCTCGGCTTTGCGGCCCTGTCCTACCTTACCGGCAATGTCATCTTCGCCGATTACCTGAACATCTCCTATCTCGCCGGCGCGGGCGAGCTGACCATCTACTGCGCGGCCGTGGTTGGCGCGGCCCTCGGTTTCCTCTGGTTCAACGCGCACCCGGCGCAGATCTTCATGGGCGATACCGGCAGCCTGGCGCTGGGCGGTGCTCTCGGGACCGTGGCGATCCTGGTCAAGCGCGAGCTGCTGCTGGTCGTCCTCGGCGGCATGTTCGTCGTGGAGGCGCTGAGCGTGATGCTGCAGGTGGCATCGTACCGCTGGCGCGGCGGAAAGCGGATCTTCCGCATGGCGCCACTCCATCATCATTTCGAGCTGTCGGGCTGGTCGGAGACCCAGGTGGTGGTCCGGTTCTGGGTCGTGGGCATCCTGCTGCTCCTGATGAGCATGAGCACCTTGAAACTCCAGTAG
- the murF gene encoding UDP-N-acetylmuramoyl-tripeptide--D-alanyl-D-alanine ligase gives MAEPHGYALHAAAADLEREGLLRACHLHLDGRWRQGRPGGDERPELVFNGASLDSRTIALGELFVGLPGARADGRDYVGQALRAGAAVALTRIWEGGGADPLLSGDPGHDAAILLSPDPAAALTALARCWRGRMTAKVAAVTGTNGKTTTKDLLAALCGAAAPTHATAGNYNNDLGLPLTLLGLRRDHDLAVVELGASRAGDIDRLAALATPLVGVITNASEAHLASFGSLAEIVRTKGELLDHLPDTGAAVLNADSPGYDAWRARAACTVISFGRAAGDHRWSWRPVDGGGGLTLDGREIPVPLPGRHNGANLAAAVLAAEFLVGKELDVAAGLAHYAASPHRSRCLRRGGVTVLDDTYNANPDSMLTAAATAVQLPGEGRVIAVLGSMAELGPRSAELHAATGRDLRDAGVDLLLAVGEHTAPLARGFIAAGGTAVLCGDHLTAARELAALVRTGDRVLFKGSRSSAMEMALDAFLKRLDPDLGDLEGK, from the coding sequence ATGGCTGAGCCCCATGGCTATGCCCTGCACGCGGCCGCCGCCGATCTCGAGCGGGAGGGACTGCTGCGGGCCTGCCATCTCCATCTGGACGGGCGCTGGCGCCAGGGGCGGCCCGGCGGCGACGAGAGACCGGAGCTCGTCTTCAACGGCGCCAGCCTCGACTCGCGCACGATCGCCCTGGGAGAGCTCTTCGTGGGCCTGCCCGGCGCGCGCGCCGACGGGCGCGATTACGTGGGACAGGCACTGCGCGCCGGAGCGGCCGTCGCCCTCACGCGGATCTGGGAAGGGGGCGGAGCGGATCCCCTGCTCTCCGGCGATCCCGGACACGACGCGGCTATCCTGTTGAGCCCGGATCCCGCGGCCGCGCTGACGGCCCTGGCGCGATGCTGGCGCGGACGGATGACCGCCAAGGTGGCGGCGGTCACCGGCACCAACGGCAAGACGACCACCAAGGATCTCCTGGCCGCGCTGTGCGGCGCTGCGGCGCCGACCCACGCGACGGCCGGCAACTACAACAACGATCTCGGCCTGCCGCTGACCCTGCTCGGGCTCCGGCGCGACCACGACCTGGCAGTCGTGGAGCTGGGCGCCTCCCGCGCCGGGGACATCGACAGGTTGGCGGCCCTGGCTACCCCCCTGGTCGGGGTGATCACCAACGCCTCCGAAGCGCATCTGGCGAGCTTCGGATCACTGGCCGAGATCGTTCGTACCAAGGGCGAACTGCTGGACCATCTGCCGGACACCGGCGCCGCCGTGCTCAACGCGGACAGCCCCGGCTACGACGCCTGGCGCGCGCGGGCCGCCTGTACGGTGATCTCCTTCGGGCGCGCCGCCGGGGACCACCGGTGGTCCTGGCGTCCCGTGGACGGCGGGGGGGGGCTCACCCTCGACGGGCGTGAGATTCCGGTGCCCCTGCCCGGCCGCCACAACGGGGCCAACCTGGCGGCCGCCGTACTGGCGGCGGAGTTCCTGGTCGGCAAGGAACTGGACGTGGCGGCCGGCTTGGCGCATTATGCCGCATCGCCGCACCGCAGCCGTTGCCTGCGCCGGGGCGGCGTCACGGTCCTGGACGACACCTACAACGCCAACCCCGACAGCATGCTGACGGCCGCCGCCACGGCCGTGCAGTTGCCGGGCGAGGGACGCGTGATCGCGGTGCTCGGGTCCATGGCCGAGCTGGGACCGCGCAGCGCCGAGTTGCACGCGGCGACCGGTCGGGACCTGCGCGACGCCGGCGTGGACCTGCTGCTGGCCGTGGGCGAACACACGGCGCCCCTGGCGCGGGGTTTCATCGCGGCGGGCGGCACGGCCGTGCTCTGTGGCGACCATCTCACCGCCGCCCGCGAACTGGCCGCGCTGGTGCGCACCGGCGACCGCGTCCTGTTCAAGGGTTCCCGTTCGTCGGCCATGGAGATGGCGCTCGACGCCTTCCTGAAGCGCCTCGATCCCGACCTGGGCGATCTCGAGGGGAAATAG
- a CDS encoding UDP-N-acetylmuramoyl-L-alanyl-D-glutamate--2,6-diaminopimelate ligase, translated as MVSLGGISGLFPELRLDGDPDVEIELVSLDSRRCGPRSLFVAVQGHEADGHAYVAEAVAAGCAAVLVAAGFAAPVAVPTLRAEDTGPWPARLARVLLGEPDEALTVVGVTGTNGKTTTAFLVRDLLAKTVGGCGLLGTIRYETGARSTVAPLTTPYGPALYGMLAEMRDHGLAAVALEISSHALEQSRTADLSLDAAVLTNLGRDHLDYHPSPAAYLAAKGRILDLLRGPRRGKPPGVAVINAAAPAFAALDTSGLRCLRYAAGRGGMAAQAAELRVIAAELRPDGTDLRFDYRGRELSLSSRLAGRFNVDNLTAALAVGLALGLDAEPCLASLSAARQVPGRLEFFALPTGATAVVDYAHTPDALAAVLETCGEFTTGRMIVVFGCGGDRDRGKRAEMGAVAARLADDTWITSDNPRTEEPTSICDMIYFGFRAETDVRSGACRVEVDRTRAIRGALASAAAGDTVVIAGKGHEDYQLVGTERRDLDDRRIVRDWIEEAADG; from the coding sequence ATGGTGAGCCTGGGCGGCATCAGCGGGCTCTTCCCCGAACTGAGGCTCGACGGGGATCCCGACGTCGAAATCGAGCTCGTCTCGCTGGATTCCAGGCGCTGCGGCCCCCGCTCGCTGTTCGTGGCCGTGCAGGGCCACGAGGCCGACGGACACGCCTACGTCGCCGAGGCCGTCGCCGCGGGCTGTGCAGCCGTCCTGGTGGCGGCGGGTTTCGCCGCGCCGGTGGCCGTGCCGACGCTGCGCGCGGAAGATACCGGACCGTGGCCGGCGCGTCTAGCGCGCGTGCTGCTGGGCGAGCCGGACGAGGCGTTGACGGTGGTGGGCGTGACCGGGACGAACGGCAAGACGACCACCGCCTTTCTCGTGCGCGACCTGCTGGCGAAGACCGTCGGGGGTTGCGGCCTGCTGGGGACCATCCGCTACGAGACGGGCGCGCGCAGCACCGTGGCGCCGCTGACGACGCCGTACGGGCCGGCCCTGTACGGCATGCTGGCGGAGATGCGCGATCACGGGCTGGCGGCCGTCGCCCTGGAGATCTCCTCGCATGCGCTGGAACAGTCGCGGACTGCCGATCTCTCCCTGGACGCGGCCGTCCTGACCAATCTCGGCCGCGATCACCTCGATTATCACCCGTCCCCCGCAGCCTACCTGGCCGCCAAGGGTCGCATCCTGGACCTGCTGCGCGGCCCCCGCCGCGGCAAGCCGCCCGGTGTCGCCGTGATCAATGCGGCCGCGCCGGCGTTCGCCGCTCTGGACACCTCCGGGCTCCGCTGCCTGCGCTACGCCGCCGGACGAGGCGGCATGGCGGCGCAGGCGGCCGAGTTGCGGGTCATCGCTGCGGAACTGCGTCCGGACGGGACGGATCTGCGCTTCGACTACCGCGGCCGGGAGCTGTCCCTGTCCAGTCGTCTGGCGGGGCGCTTCAACGTGGACAATTTGACGGCAGCTCTGGCCGTGGGCCTGGCCCTGGGACTGGATGCCGAACCCTGCCTGGCTTCACTTTCCGCGGCGAGGCAGGTGCCGGGCCGGCTCGAGTTTTTCGCCTTGCCAACGGGCGCCACGGCGGTCGTGGACTACGCGCACACGCCGGACGCCCTGGCGGCCGTGCTAGAGACCTGCGGCGAGTTCACGACCGGGCGGATGATCGTGGTCTTCGGCTGCGGCGGCGACCGCGACCGGGGCAAGCGGGCGGAAATGGGTGCGGTCGCGGCGCGTCTCGCCGACGACACGTGGATCACCTCCGATAATCCGCGCACCGAGGAGCCGACGTCGATCTGCGACATGATCTACTTCGGTTTTCGCGCGGAGACAGACGTGCGTTCCGGCGCCTGTCGCGTGGAAGTCGACCGCACCCGCGCCATCCGCGGCGCCCTGGCCTCCGCGGCCGCCGGCGATACGGTGGTGATCGCGGGCAAGGGCCACGAGGACTACCAGCTCGTCGGCACCGAGCGCCGGGATCTGGACGACCGCCGGATCGTGCGCGACTGGATCGAGGAGGCCGCCGATGGCTGA
- a CDS encoding PASTA domain-containing protein, translating to MKRGVRRPRIRWLQLLILLPFLVLTVRLVIVQVCRHEAYLERAERQWKHRESIPATRGNLYDRHGRSLALSLSTWRLGISTCLVEDADSTAAHVSGILGLDPRGLAARIEAARPDHLILERSAVVHLDTLVALCRHKEVTHEELRTRAYPLGGIGASLLGFCREDPQGRRLTTGLEQALDDVLAGTPGEGLVFANVTGGSDGRKELVRPLDGLDVVLSIDADLQAIAEACLVEQVAECNAAGGAVVIVDPHSGDILAAADTPIMADRARTALPGAWDNFCFTGAYEPGSVMKIFTAASLLQHAVIDTTTAYDCDDIQFDGYKIRNSESRDFGVLSFTGAFSHSINVYFARAVLNLRRSEFHRDLVEFGFGAPCGLKYPGRTRGSLKPPESWSGRSLSTLAIGQEMTCTPIQLALAAAAVANGGELMAPRLVKEIRSKDGTRSEAFPPVVQHRVMTPDLAALLRGALAQAVREGTGRLAAVAWTEVAGKTGTAQKALPGQGYVDGLYMSSFLGMAPASSPRLVILTLLDEADYAHHYASQSAAPLFASIVEEIGRATDWFSGVDARAGAVAERRDGSEAHQAPDLLYLSTLAAREEVARVGLNLSGAHSDGVVVAQSPSPGTLCPREGSIRVTIAPYSRASVATGVACPDLRGMSSRQIRRAAARLGLPLVTDGVGYVIDQEPAPGEPVGADGINVRLAARW from the coding sequence TTGAAGCGCGGCGTGCGCAGGCCGCGCATCAGATGGCTGCAACTGCTCATCCTGCTGCCTTTCCTGGTCCTGACCGTGCGCCTGGTGATCGTGCAGGTCTGCCGGCACGAAGCGTATCTGGAGCGGGCCGAGCGGCAATGGAAACACCGCGAGTCGATTCCCGCCACGCGCGGCAACCTCTACGATCGGCACGGACGTTCGCTGGCGCTGTCCCTGTCCACCTGGCGTCTGGGCATTTCCACCTGCCTGGTCGAAGATGCCGACAGCACGGCGGCCCACGTCAGCGGCATCCTCGGCCTCGACCCCCGCGGGCTGGCGGCGCGTATCGAGGCCGCCAGGCCGGACCACCTCATCCTGGAACGCAGCGCCGTGGTCCACCTGGACACGCTGGTGGCGCTGTGCCGGCATAAGGAAGTCACCCACGAGGAGCTGAGGACGCGGGCCTACCCCCTGGGCGGGATCGGAGCCTCGCTGCTGGGCTTCTGCCGCGAGGATCCGCAGGGGAGGCGTCTCACCACGGGTCTGGAGCAGGCGCTGGACGACGTGCTGGCGGGGACGCCGGGCGAGGGCCTGGTCTTCGCCAACGTCACCGGCGGCAGCGACGGACGCAAGGAACTGGTGCGGCCGCTGGACGGACTGGATGTGGTGCTGTCCATCGATGCCGACCTGCAGGCGATCGCCGAAGCCTGCCTGGTCGAGCAGGTGGCGGAATGCAACGCCGCCGGCGGCGCCGTGGTGATCGTGGATCCGCACAGCGGCGACATCCTGGCGGCGGCGGACACGCCGATCATGGCGGACAGGGCCCGGACCGCCCTCCCGGGCGCCTGGGACAACTTCTGCTTCACCGGGGCGTATGAGCCCGGTTCCGTGATGAAGATCTTCACGGCGGCGTCGCTGCTGCAGCACGCGGTGATCGACACCACGACCGCCTACGACTGCGACGACATACAATTCGACGGCTACAAGATCCGGAACTCCGAAAGCCGTGATTTCGGCGTGTTGTCCTTCACCGGCGCCTTCTCCCATTCCATCAACGTCTATTTCGCGCGCGCCGTGCTCAACCTGCGCCGGAGCGAGTTCCATCGCGACCTGGTGGAGTTCGGCTTCGGGGCGCCCTGCGGCCTGAAGTACCCGGGCAGGACCCGCGGCTCGCTCAAGCCGCCGGAGTCGTGGTCGGGAAGATCCCTGTCCACGCTCGCCATCGGACAGGAGATGACCTGCACGCCGATCCAGCTGGCCTTGGCGGCGGCGGCCGTGGCCAACGGTGGTGAGTTGATGGCGCCGCGTCTCGTCAAGGAGATCCGCAGCAAGGACGGTACGAGGTCGGAGGCGTTTCCTCCCGTGGTCCAGCACAGGGTGATGACGCCCGACCTGGCCGCCCTGCTGCGCGGCGCCCTGGCGCAGGCGGTGCGGGAGGGCACGGGCCGACTTGCTGCGGTGGCCTGGACCGAAGTGGCGGGCAAGACCGGCACGGCCCAGAAGGCCTTGCCGGGCCAGGGTTACGTGGACGGACTGTACATGTCGAGTTTCCTCGGCATGGCGCCCGCCTCCTCGCCGCGCCTGGTGATCCTGACCCTGCTGGACGAGGCCGACTACGCCCATCATTACGCTTCCCAGAGCGCGGCGCCCCTGTTCGCCAGCATCGTGGAGGAGATCGGGCGGGCCACGGACTGGTTCTCGGGCGTGGATGCGCGGGCGGGAGCCGTCGCCGAACGCCGGGATGGCAGCGAGGCGCACCAGGCTCCCGATCTGCTCTATCTCTCCACGCTGGCGGCCCGGGAAGAGGTGGCGCGCGTGGGCCTGAACCTGTCGGGCGCCCACAGCGACGGCGTCGTGGTAGCCCAGTCCCCGTCCCCCGGTACCCTCTGCCCCCGCGAGGGCTCCATCCGTGTGACGATCGCGCCCTATTCGCGCGCGTCGGTCGCGACCGGCGTCGCCTGCCCCGATCTGCGCGGCATGTCCAGCCGGCAGATCCGGCGCGCTGCCGCACGGCTCGGGCTGCCTCTGGTGACCGACGGTGTGGGGTACGTGATCGACCAGGAGCCGGCGCCGGGGGAACCGGTGGGCGCCGACGGCATCAACGTCAGGTTGGCCGCGAGATGGTGA
- the rsmH gene encoding 16S rRNA (cytosine(1402)-N(4))-methyltransferase RsmH — protein sequence MSAPAHVPVLCDTSVSLLRPAPGRRFVDGTFGLGGHARRLLDAGAEVLGLDLDPDAVAACRALAVEKPSLRCRAISFRKMGEALAREGWPAVDGILLDLGVSSPQLDVPGKGFTYREDGPLDLRFDRQTGDSAAVLVARLDATALADLLWRYGEERRSRRIARAIVEAGEREPIATTARLRDVVAGVVGGGPRLNATLSRVFQALRIAVNDELEALRSALQAVPGCLAPGGRLVVISYHSLEDRIVKHWLSDASRDCLCPPEVPVCACSHRRTMNVLSRRAVRPDEEELADNPRARSARLRAGEKVS from the coding sequence GTGAGCGCCCCCGCCCACGTCCCCGTTCTCTGCGACACCTCCGTGTCGTTGCTCAGGCCCGCGCCGGGCCGCCGCTTCGTGGACGGCACTTTCGGCCTGGGCGGACATGCGCGGCGGCTGCTCGACGCTGGTGCCGAGGTGCTGGGGCTTGATCTGGATCCCGACGCCGTGGCGGCCTGCCGCGCCCTGGCGGTAGAGAAGCCCTCGCTGCGCTGTCGAGCGATTTCCTTTCGCAAGATGGGTGAGGCCTTGGCACGGGAGGGTTGGCCCGCGGTCGACGGCATCCTGCTCGACCTGGGCGTCAGTTCCCCCCAACTGGACGTGCCCGGCAAGGGCTTCACCTATCGCGAGGACGGCCCCCTCGACCTGCGCTTCGATCGGCAGACAGGCGACTCGGCGGCCGTCCTGGTGGCGCGCCTGGATGCGACGGCGCTCGCGGACCTGCTCTGGCGATACGGGGAGGAACGGCGTTCCCGCCGCATCGCGCGCGCCATCGTCGAGGCCGGCGAGCGCGAACCGATCGCCACGACCGCCCGTCTGCGCGATGTGGTGGCCGGCGTGGTAGGCGGCGGACCGCGGCTCAATGCTACCCTGAGCCGGGTGTTCCAGGCTCTACGCATCGCCGTGAACGACGAGCTGGAAGCCCTTCGCAGCGCCCTGCAGGCGGTCCCGGGCTGCTTGGCGCCGGGCGGCCGGCTGGTGGTCATCTCCTATCACTCCCTCGAGGACCGCATCGTCAAGCACTGGCTGTCCGACGCCAGTCGCGATTGCCTCTGTCCCCCCGAGGTGCCGGTCTGCGCCTGCAGCCACCGGCGGACCATGAATGTACTCTCGCGCCGCGCCGTGAGGCCGGACGAAGAGGAGCTCGCAGACAATCCGCGCGCTCGCAGCGCTCGCCTGCGGGCTGGAGAGAAGGTGTCATGA
- a CDS encoding STAS domain-containing protein → MPRETTRQPLYLHLLEGGLDFEIREHDGDVRVVLSGSLDRNLLADIISTLTPRLARRDRRIVLDGSRLAHVDFRAVETLVDWGRRLRAFGHTLVLDGWSPYLRAILILGGRSYAPAPPLAGPLMARHRTSLS, encoded by the coding sequence ATGCCGCGAGAGACGACCCGACAGCCGCTGTACTTGCACCTTCTTGAGGGTGGCCTCGACTTCGAGATCCGCGAACACGACGGCGATGTTCGGGTCGTTCTCTCCGGTAGCCTCGACCGCAACCTGCTGGCGGATATCATCTCGACCCTCACGCCTCGCCTGGCCCGTCGTGATCGCAGGATCGTGCTGGACGGATCGCGTCTCGCTCACGTGGATTTTCGCGCGGTCGAGACGCTGGTAGACTGGGGGCGCCGTCTGCGCGCCTTCGGCCACACGCTGGTGCTCGACGGCTGGAGCCCCTACCTGCGGGCCATCCTGATTCTCGGCGGACGCTCGTACGCTCCCGCGCCCCCGCTCGCAGGACCGTTGATGGCACGTCACCGGACGTCCCTCTCGTGA
- a CDS encoding polysaccharide biosynthesis C-terminal domain-containing protein — MRLVRKGGAILASRLVQAGLSAASGLLIARALGPEGQGLYALTITVVLFVAALANGGLGLAAVPDLRGGRVPLGRMLLAQMSWLGVAGLVLGVLGVIAWRSGFDVAAQVHLGWNARIAAYALVGTLALLAFDILFYDLLARGRLLTGPTVNLCRALLHLGLLVSLLAGDRLDLGGAVSVYAAAQGLAALAALVVLARLAGRREPAVAESLPGLVIRILRAGWLGQLSAVASLLHLRLDLALVAAWHGAGAVGIYAVAVLVGELLWLLPGALQPLLVYASSDEQADSPRDEIAARAVRLGVLTTAAAALVLSALAHPLLRLLFGEDFAAAAAPLRALLPGIVVFSAGSVLAGDFIGRGRPVWNAQASGVTVAVNILAGVALIPRWAETGAAWASTIAYTAGTLVMIARFRRATALGWSALLKPRLSDFSLRR, encoded by the coding sequence TTGAGGCTCGTGCGCAAGGGTGGCGCGATCCTGGCGTCGCGTCTGGTCCAGGCGGGTCTGAGCGCCGCGTCCGGACTGCTGATCGCCCGAGCCCTGGGCCCCGAGGGACAGGGACTCTACGCCCTCACGATCACCGTCGTGCTCTTCGTGGCCGCGCTCGCGAACGGGGGCCTGGGGCTGGCGGCCGTGCCCGACCTGCGCGGGGGGCGGGTGCCGCTGGGCCGCATGCTGCTGGCGCAGATGTCATGGCTCGGCGTCGCCGGTCTCGTCCTCGGGGTGCTGGGCGTGATCGCCTGGCGTTCGGGCTTCGACGTCGCGGCCCAAGTACATCTCGGCTGGAACGCCCGCATCGCCGCATATGCCCTGGTGGGCACTCTGGCCCTGCTGGCCTTCGACATCCTTTTCTACGACCTGCTGGCCAGGGGGCGCCTGTTGACCGGGCCGACGGTGAACCTCTGCCGTGCCCTGCTGCATCTCGGCCTGCTCGTGTCCCTGTTGGCGGGCGACCGGCTGGATCTCGGCGGTGCGGTGTCGGTCTACGCCGCGGCGCAGGGCCTGGCGGCCCTGGCGGCGCTGGTGGTTCTGGCGCGGCTGGCCGGCCGACGGGAACCGGCCGTCGCCGAATCGTTGCCCGGATTGGTGATCCGTATCCTTCGCGCCGGCTGGCTCGGTCAGCTCTCGGCGGTGGCTTCGTTGCTGCATCTGCGGCTCGACCTCGCCCTGGTGGCGGCGTGGCACGGCGCGGGAGCCGTCGGCATCTACGCCGTGGCGGTGCTGGTGGGGGAGCTGCTCTGGTTGTTGCCGGGAGCCCTGCAGCCGTTGCTGGTCTATGCCTCCTCCGACGAGCAGGCGGATTCGCCCCGCGACGAGATCGCCGCCCGTGCCGTGCGCCTGGGCGTGCTGACCACGGCCGCGGCCGCCCTGGTCCTGTCCGCCTTGGCGCACCCCCTGCTGCGCCTGCTGTTCGGGGAGGATTTCGCCGCGGCGGCCGCACCGCTGAGGGCCCTGCTGCCCGGCATCGTCGTCTTCTCCGCGGGGTCGGTGCTGGCCGGCGATTTCATCGGCCGCGGGCGGCCCGTCTGGAACGCCCAGGCCAGCGGTGTCACAGTGGCGGTCAATATCCTGGCCGGCGTGGCGTTGATTCCCCGCTGGGCTGAAACAGGCGCCGCCTGGGCCTCGACCATCGCCTACACCGCGGGCACCCTCGTCATGATCGCTCGTTTCCGCCGCGCCACGGCACTCGGCTGGAGCGCCTTGCTGAAGCCGCGACTCTCCGATTTTTCACTTCGGCGCTGA
- a CDS encoding GNAT family N-acetyltransferase, with protein sequence MSSVGAEGAGTVAVRVHRGRARPAAWDALLSAAPSPDFTHRAVWTCTLAERLPGRTGLWLLAEVAGIAVAGMVLLETRRGPFRVIEGHYDGTCGAPLVAGGLPAEAAEAAVAALMAELAEAVRSPLVLSAALHLPPAWDRSLEPALKDMGFTRQAVPVAVMPLRLGLEHVERNLLKKNRRNERNKALRRGCVTGVTDDPAVIEEFYPIYQEATRRWGVDAVGRDLLTDLLAGGEGRVFCTTVRFEGDLLGAHYNFADDDTVTAWLAATVPARSKEFFPSTLLVWTDLEEACRRGAAWLDLGAHGGQAGVANFKKLVGAEELIRGCYTRHAAGGRIWRLTRRLRRRWRP encoded by the coding sequence GTGAGCAGCGTCGGCGCCGAGGGGGCCGGCACCGTCGCGGTGCGGGTGCACCGGGGACGCGCACGACCCGCAGCCTGGGACGCGCTGCTATCCGCGGCGCCTTCGCCGGACTTCACGCACCGGGCGGTCTGGACGTGCACCCTCGCCGAGAGGCTGCCCGGCCGGACGGGACTGTGGCTGCTCGCGGAAGTCGCCGGCATTGCAGTCGCGGGTATGGTCCTGCTCGAGACCCGACGCGGTCCCTTTCGCGTCATCGAAGGCCACTACGACGGCACCTGCGGTGCGCCGCTGGTGGCGGGCGGGCTCCCCGCAGAAGCGGCCGAGGCGGCGGTCGCGGCGCTCATGGCCGAGCTCGCCGAAGCGGTTCGCTCGCCGTTGGTCCTGTCCGCGGCGCTGCATCTGCCGCCCGCCTGGGATCGCTCCCTGGAGCCGGCCCTGAAGGACATGGGATTCACCCGCCAGGCGGTGCCGGTGGCCGTCATGCCCCTGAGGCTGGGCCTGGAACACGTCGAGCGCAACCTGCTGAAGAAGAACCGGCGCAACGAGCGCAACAAGGCCCTGCGCCGGGGCTGCGTCACCGGCGTCACCGACGATCCGGCCGTCATCGAAGAGTTCTATCCCATCTACCAGGAGGCCACCAGACGCTGGGGCGTCGATGCCGTCGGTCGCGACCTCTTGACCGATCTGCTGGCGGGCGGGGAGGGACGGGTCTTCTGCACCACGGTCAGGTTCGAGGGCGACCTGCTCGGCGCGCACTACAACTTCGCGGACGACGACACCGTGACCGCCTGGCTGGCTGCCACGGTCCCCGCGCGCAGCAAGGAGTTTTTTCCGTCCACGCTGCTGGTCTGGACGGACCTCGAGGAGGCCTGCCGCAGGGGAGCCGCCTGGCTCGATCTGGGCGCCCACGGCGGTCAGGCCGGCGTCGCCAACTTCAAGAAGCTGGTCGGCGCCGAGGAGTTGATCAGGGGCTGCTACACCCGCCACGCGGCGGGCGGGCGCATCTGGAGATTGACGCGCCGGCTGCGCCGCAGGTGGCGCCCTTGA